GCGCCCGGTACCTTGCTGACCACGCTTGGCCAGACCCGGCCGGCCGCGTTCTCGCATGCGGTGCGGGTGGCGATGCTGGTGGCCTGGCTGGCGGCGCTGCTGTCGCGCTCGGACGCAGCGATGCGCGAGGCCGCGGAAGTCGGCCTGCTGCACGATCTCGGCGAGATGTACGTGGATCCGGCGGTGCTGGAACTGCCGGAGGCGCAGCAGGACTTCGCGCAGTGGCGCATGCACTGCGTGCACCCGGTGATCAGCGCCGCGCTGCTCGGCGAATCCGGCGTGTATTCGGCGCAGCAGGCCGCCGCTGCGCGCGAGCATCACGAGCGCATCGACGGTTCCGGCTACCCGGTCGGTGCGTCGGTACTCTCGCCCCTGGGCCGGTTGATCTCCTGCGCCGAAGCGCTGGATGGCTTGTTCGAACGCGAGCGGGGCCATGCGCAGGCGCTGGCGCGGATGCGCATCGCGCTGCGCGTGGTGCCCGGGCAGTTCCCGCGCGAGGTGGTCGACCTGCTGAGCGAGCGCCTGCGCGACTGCGCGCCGGAGCCGGCGTCGACGCATGATCCGCAGCACCTGCGCGAAGTGGTGGCGGCCTTGCTCGACGGCCTGGAGCGGGCGCGCGACGAAGCCCTGCGCCTGCAGCGCGGCGGCGACCTGCGCGAGGACGAGCGCGCGGCCCTGCAGCATCTGCTGCTGTTGATCGTGGGCTACATCATGGCCATCCACGATTCCGGCGCCGGCAAGATGGTCGAGCAACTGCCGTGGCTTATCGCCGCGCCGGAGGCGGCCGAGGAGGTCGATCGCGTCTGTTGCGAATTGCGTTGGCAGTTGCCGGGGTTGCGCCGCCATGCCGCGTTGCTGGCGCACCGCCGCGCGCGCAGCGCTGAGGACTGGCAGCCGTTGCTCGATGCGCTCGCCATCGCACTGCCGGCCGCGCAGGGCGCGCCCGTGCAGGCGACGGCCGCGGACGCAGCACCGCTGAAGACAGCGCAGGGCGATGCGCATGTGCAGTGTGACGCGATGACGGATGCGCTTGCCTGAAGTGCCGTGAACATGCGCGGTCTACGCCTGTAACCGCTTGCAATGCCGGCGGTAACGGAATGCATGCAGGCCGGCCCGGTATACTGGGGGTTCCCCCGTTGCAGCCATCAGGAACCGTATGAGCATCGAACAGCTTGCCGAAACCGCACAGGCAATGGTCGCCCCGGGCAAGGGCATCATCGCGATCGACGAATCCACCAGCACCATCGCCAAGCGCTTCGCCGGCGTGGGCATCGAGAATGTCGAAGAGAACCGCCGTGCCTACCGCGAGCTGCTGCTGACCACGCCGAAGCTGAGCGACCACATCTCCGGCGCGATCCTGTACGACGAGACCATCCGCCAGAAGACCAAGGACGGCGTGCCGTTCGCCAAGTACATGGCCGAGCACGGCATCATCCCCGGCATCAAGGTCGACAAGGGCACGCATCCGCTGGCCGGCATGCCGGGCGAACTGATCACCGAAGGCCTGGATGGCCTGCGCGCGCGCCTGGAGGAGTACTACAAGCTCGGCGCACGCTTCGCCAAGTGGCGTGCGGTCATCACCATCGGCGAGGACATCCCCTCCGGCGTGTGCATCGAGACCAACGCGCATGCGCTGGCTCGTTACGCGGCGCTGTGCCAGGAGCAGGGCCTGGTGCCGATGGTGGAGCCGGAAGTGCTGATGGACGGCGACCACGACATCGAGACCTGCTACGAGGTCACCGAAGCCACGCTGCGTTCGTTGTTCGGCGCGCTGTACGAGCAGAACGTGGTCCTGGAAGGCACCATCCTCAAGGCCTCGATGGTCATCGCCGGCAAGGACTGCGACGAGCAGGCCAGCGTCGAGGAAGTGGCCGAGTCCACCGTGATGTGCCTCAAGAGCACCGTGCCGGCGATCCTGCCGGGCATCGTGTTCCTGTCCGGCGGCCAGACCGACGAGCAGTCCACCGCGCACCTCAACGCGATGAACCAGCTCGGCAACCTGCCGTGGCCGCTGAGCTTCTCCTACGGCCGCGCCATGCAGCAGGCCGCGCTGAAGCTGTGGGCGCAGGACATGAAGGGCAATTTCGCCAAGGCGCAGCAGGTGGTGTACGAGCGCGCCAAGGAAAACGGCCTGGCCGCGCTGGGCAAGTGGCAGGGCTGATCGCCCCCGCAACGCCTACGAAGAACGCCGGCATCGCCGGCGTTTTTCGTTTCGGGGCTCGGCGACTTGCGGGAGCCGGCAGTGGCGCTTGCGCATCGGTGACCAGGCCGCGCCGCACCGCGGCCCTCAGGGGGCGATCGCCGCCGGCGCGTGGAAGCGATAGCCGCTGTTGCGCAAGGTCTTCACCGGCAACGGGCGTCCGCTGATCTCCTCCACGCGGCGCCGCAAGCGGTACATCTGCGTGTCCAGCCGCCGCCGGTCGTACTCGAGGAAGTTCACCCCCAGCGCGTCGGCGATCTCGCGGTGGCCCACGCTCTCGCCGGCATGGCGCATCAGGCACGCCAGCACCAGCAGATCCTGGCGCGACAGCGGCACCGGCGGTGCGTTGGGCACGTTCAGGCGGGCGGCGGCCAGTTCCAGCACCCAGCGCGCCGCCGGTGGCGGCAGCGCCAGGCGGCGGCCGAGCGCGGCCAGGGTTGCGGCCAACTCGTCCAGGTCGATGCCCTTGCCCAGATAGTGATCCGCGCCGAACTCCAGCCCGGCGATGCGATCGCTGGCGGTATTGCGCGCGCTGAACACCACGATGCCCAGCCGATGACCGGCGCGGCGCAGCTCGCGGATCAACTCCAGGCCGCTGCCATCGGGAAGGCCCACGTCGATGACGGCCATGGTGTGGCGCGCCGGGTCGAATCGTTGCCGGAAGCCGGCGATGCTGTCCACGCAGACGGCGATATAGCCCAGATCCTGCAGGAACTCGCCGAGTTCCTCGCACAGCACCGGCTCGTCCTCGAGCAGGATCACTTCGGACATGGCGGCGAGTCCTCGCGCAGTGCGGTTTGCTGTAACGTCATCGGCTGGCAACGGTGCGGTATGGCGAATGATGGCGCAATGGTGGCGCTGGCTGGTGAGCGCATGGCTCGTGGCGGCAATGGGCGTGTGCGTGGCCGCCGAGCCGGCGCCATCCCCGGCCGCGGCGCTGCCGCTGACTTCCGCGCACCACGATGCGAGCGGATACCTGCAGCGCCTGGACGATCCGCACGGCCGACTCGACGCCACGCAGGCCGCCGCGGCGGGCGGCTGGACGCGGCTGCCCGCCGGCCTCAACGCGGGATTCGCCGACGGTGCCGTGTGGCTGCGTCTGCCTGTTCATGTCGAAAGTGTACCGCCGGGCGGTTGGATGCTGCGATTGAGCAACGCCTTGCTCGATGACGTGCAGGCCTATGTGCGTCCGGCCGGCGGCGCTTGGCGGGCGCTCGGGGAGAGCGGCGAGCGCCTGCCGCGACGCGACTGGCCGGTGGATTACCGCAGCCCGGTCTTCCAGTTTGCGCCCACGCATGCGGGCGATTACGAGGTGCTGCTGCGGTTGCGCAGCAAGAACGCGCTGGTCACCCGTCTGGACGTATGGCAACGGCTGCCGTTCGACAACCAGTCGCGGCGCGAAGGACTGCAGTTCGGCCTGTATTTCGGCTTCTACCTGCTGCTGCTGTGCCTGCACGTGCTGTTCTGGCTCGCCACGCGCGCGCGCATGAGTGGCCTGTTCGTGGCCTATCTTGGCGGCTGCGTGCTCAACGAGGCGCTGTCGATCGGCCTGGTGCAGCAGGTCACCGGCATGCCGATGGCGTGGAGCGACACGCTGCTGGGCATTAGCATCGCCTGCAGTCTGCCGGTGGGATTCCAGATCGCCTGCCGGCAACTGAACCTGCGCGCCTTTCATCCGCAACTGGTGCGCTGGGGCACGTGCGCGCTGTGGGCGGTCGCGCTTGCCGGCGCGGTGGCCGTGCTCGCCGGCCATTACGCCTGGGGCATGCAACCGGTGCAGGCGCTGGGCCTGCTGGAGATCCTGCTGCTGGCGGGGCTGGGGCTGCACCTGCTGTGGCGCCGCTATCGGCCGGCGTGGTTCTTCGTGCTCGCGTTCTTTCCGTTCTACCTCGGGGTGATGCTGGGCTTCCTGCGCAACCTCGGCTTCGTCCCGGTCAATGCCTGGACCCAGTACGCCACCACGTTCGGCACCATGCTGCACATGACGCTGCTGAGCGTGTTCCTCATCGGCCGTTACGAGCGGCAGCGCCGGTTGCGCGAACGGCGGCACGCCGATGCCGCGGTGAAGCTGGCGCGCAGGCACGGCCAGGCGCTGGAGCACGAAGTGACGCTGCGCACCGCCGA
This genomic stretch from Xanthomonas sacchari harbors:
- a CDS encoding HD-GYP domain-containing protein, which translates into the protein MTSPSAHAELGLDLPERPGTHCLEHLIQASATRELVVTEDIRDRRGILLVAKGQRINAGLRERLIARRLLRPLESSLAFCEELRPSEVQLAAQRELDEHPHLRQLLGEQAQPVMAMLARARTLGAPGTLLTTLGQTRPAAFSHAVRVAMLVAWLAALLSRSDAAMREAAEVGLLHDLGEMYVDPAVLELPEAQQDFAQWRMHCVHPVISAALLGESGVYSAQQAAAAREHHERIDGSGYPVGASVLSPLGRLISCAEALDGLFERERGHAQALARMRIALRVVPGQFPREVVDLLSERLRDCAPEPASTHDPQHLREVVAALLDGLERARDEALRLQRGGDLREDERAALQHLLLLIVGYIMAIHDSGAGKMVEQLPWLIAAPEAAEEVDRVCCELRWQLPGLRRHAALLAHRRARSAEDWQPLLDALAIALPAAQGAPVQATAADAAPLKTAQGDAHVQCDAMTDALA
- a CDS encoding class I fructose-bisphosphate aldolase; this encodes MSIEQLAETAQAMVAPGKGIIAIDESTSTIAKRFAGVGIENVEENRRAYRELLLTTPKLSDHISGAILYDETIRQKTKDGVPFAKYMAEHGIIPGIKVDKGTHPLAGMPGELITEGLDGLRARLEEYYKLGARFAKWRAVITIGEDIPSGVCIETNAHALARYAALCQEQGLVPMVEPEVLMDGDHDIETCYEVTEATLRSLFGALYEQNVVLEGTILKASMVIAGKDCDEQASVEEVAESTVMCLKSTVPAILPGIVFLSGGQTDEQSTAHLNAMNQLGNLPWPLSFSYGRAMQQAALKLWAQDMKGNFAKAQQVVYERAKENGLAALGKWQG
- a CDS encoding sensor histidine kinase translates to MMAQWWRWLVSAWLVAAMGVCVAAEPAPSPAAALPLTSAHHDASGYLQRLDDPHGRLDATQAAAAGGWTRLPAGLNAGFADGAVWLRLPVHVESVPPGGWMLRLSNALLDDVQAYVRPAGGAWRALGESGERLPRRDWPVDYRSPVFQFAPTHAGDYEVLLRLRSKNALVTRLDVWQRLPFDNQSRREGLQFGLYFGFYLLLLCLHVLFWLATRARMSGLFVAYLGGCVLNEALSIGLVQQVTGMPMAWSDTLLGISIACSLPVGFQIACRQLNLRAFHPQLVRWGTCALWAVALAGAVAVLAGHYAWGMQPVQALGLLEILLLAGLGLHLLWRRYRPAWFFVLAFFPFYLGVMLGFLRNLGFVPVNAWTQYATTFGTMLHMTLLSVFLIGRYERQRRLRERRHADAAVKLARRHGQALEHEVTLRTAELRNEINRRQALEDDLRALLQTERQVAQDQRDFVAMVSHEFRTPLAVIMTSAQQLARKLDAPPERNRARCGNIRDAAQRLLALVDEYLADDRMGEAASELRLRPCALRTLLEELCRDFPPQRVVCEILTDDDGLLTDAGLLRVALRNLIANADRHCPKDMAIRVRVRSSGEGLRLEVANPGEGIAPAEQARLFQKYYRGENAQDAPGAGLGLYLVRRIAERLGGSVQLVTQAPDESVCFVLLLPRRPDGQRALPRLPPPSDG
- a CDS encoding response regulator transcription factor, encoding MSEVILLEDEPVLCEELGEFLQDLGYIAVCVDSIAGFRQRFDPARHTMAVIDVGLPDGSGLELIRELRRAGHRLGIVVFSARNTASDRIAGLEFGADHYLGKGIDLDELAATLAALGRRLALPPPAARWVLELAAARLNVPNAPPVPLSRQDLLVLACLMRHAGESVGHREIADALGVNFLEYDRRRLDTQMYRLRRRVEEISGRPLPVKTLRNSGYRFHAPAAIAP